CAAAAACATATGGCTACTCCGTTGATACCACCAACAGATTTACCGGAGCTTATAAGATAGAAGACCGTCATATCTCCATGTATCTTATGCAGTCTAAGGGTTGTCCCGCTGTAAAAGAATCTTTTTGGGTTAAAATCAACAGAAGAACCGGAAAAATTGAAGCGAAGAGCAATGGTATTTATGCAAAAGATGAAAACTGTTCTTCTTTGTAATAATTTTTGAGAAAAATAATAAGGCATAAATAGCTTTCATAAAATTGAATAATAGCAATTTTAAAATTTCATTAACTCACATTTCCTTTTTCATTCCGTAAATTTGACTTAAAATAAATTTAGAATAATGCTTAATTTCGAGTTTAAAAACCCAACAAAGATACTTTTCGGGAAAGGCGAAATCGCTAAAATTTCCAACGAAATTCCTAAAGACGCAAGAATATTAATGATTTATGGTGGCGGAAGCATCAAAAACAATGGTGTTTATGACCAGGTAAAAGCGGCCTTGAAAGATCATGAAGTGTATGAATTTGGCGGAGTTCCTGCCAACCCTGAATACGAAGTTTTAATCAATGCTCTGAGCTTTATCAAAGAAAAAAACATTACTTACCTTCTTGCTGTAGGTGGTGGATCTGTAATTGACGGAACGAAGTTTATCTCTGCAGCAGCTCATTATGACGGTGAACCATGGGATATTCTGAGAAAGTCGGTAAGAACATTTGAAGGTCAGGGAATGCCTTTCGGAAGTATTTTAACACTGCCGGCAACGGGTTCAGAAATGAATTCCGGTTACGTAATCTCCAGAAGGGAAACCAATGAAAAATTATCTTCAGGAGGACCTGGACTTTTTCCTCAGTTTTCTGTATTGGATCCGGAAGTTATCCGATCTATCCCAAAAAATCAGATCGTGAACGGAATTACTGATGCCTATACCCATGTTTTGGAACAATATATGACTGCTCCTTCTTCTGCTGACCTTCAGGAAAGAATTGCAGAAAGCATTCTGATCAGTCTTCAGGAAACCGCTCCAAAAGTATTGGCCGATGATTTCAATTATGATGCTGCCGGAAACTTTATGTGGTGCTGTACCATGGCTCTGAACGGACTGATCCAGAAAGGAGTCATTACTGACTGGGCAGTACATGCTATGGGACATGAACTGACTGCTTATTTCGGTATTGATCACGCAAGAACACTGGCTATTATTGCGCCTTCTCATTACCGTTACAACTTTGAAGATAAAAAAGGCAAACTGGCTCAGTACGCTGAAAGAGTTTGGGGAATCAAAGACGGAAGTGTAGAAGAAAAAGCTGAACTGGGAATCAAAAAAATGGAAGAATTTTTCCACAGCCTTCATATCAAAACCAAACTTTCTGAATATACAGAAGACTTCAAAGGAACTGCTGAAAAAGTTGAAAAAGCCTTTACAGACAGAAACTGGTTAGGTCTTGGAGAATACAAAAAACTGACTCCACAGGATGCTTATAAAATTGTAGAAATGAGCTACTAAGGATTTTAAATTCAAGGTTTAAAGTTCGAACTTAATCTAGCAATGTATGAT
The sequence above is a segment of the Chryseobacterium culicis genome. Coding sequences within it:
- a CDS encoding iron-containing alcohol dehydrogenase; protein product: MLNFEFKNPTKILFGKGEIAKISNEIPKDARILMIYGGGSIKNNGVYDQVKAALKDHEVYEFGGVPANPEYEVLINALSFIKEKNITYLLAVGGGSVIDGTKFISAAAHYDGEPWDILRKSVRTFEGQGMPFGSILTLPATGSEMNSGYVISRRETNEKLSSGGPGLFPQFSVLDPEVIRSIPKNQIVNGITDAYTHVLEQYMTAPSSADLQERIAESILISLQETAPKVLADDFNYDAAGNFMWCCTMALNGLIQKGVITDWAVHAMGHELTAYFGIDHARTLAIIAPSHYRYNFEDKKGKLAQYAERVWGIKDGSVEEKAELGIKKMEEFFHSLHIKTKLSEYTEDFKGTAEKVEKAFTDRNWLGLGEYKKLTPQDAYKIVEMSY